Proteins encoded by one window of Vitis vinifera cultivar Pinot Noir 40024 chromosome 10, ASM3070453v1:
- the LOC100256665 gene encoding pentatricopeptide repeat-containing protein At3g09040, mitochondrial — MRGSTVPFVSKLNHLSLFTNKMLRNQHHVYTSKSCNCSSSLSFRNDPTALSTALTHSANSKCILLGSQIHAQIIKLGFCNDIFSQNNLIRMYTKCGFLAGGLKVFGEMPMKNLVSWTLVVSGAVQNGEFEMGLGVYLEMIRTGLVPNEFALGCVTKACAALGGKELGLCVHCFALKVGMEKNPFVGSSILNMYAKLGDIEDAERVFECMDNLVVGCWNAMIGGYAQCSYGFESLKIVSVMQYKGISMDAFTFINALKGCLVVGNLNFGRQIHGLIIQSEVGFSTAVMNSLMDMYFKNGGGLYALKVFDRLQDKDIISWNTVFAGLSQGDDAREIGRFFHKLMLTGLKPNCVTFSILFRFCGEALDLVSGLQFHCLAFRFGISDEASVTSSLINMFSRCGAMRMACLVFDSAPFKSIHTCNEMISGYNLNCHNAEALNLFCNLNGLGLEADECTFSSALEACFRTENQKLGRQMHGTIVKSGFASQGYVCSSLLKCYVGFGLLDDSFEFFNGVERLDLVSWGAMISALVHKGYSSEAIGLLNRLKEAGGKPDEFIFGSIFNCCAGIAAYRQTKSVHSLVVKMGYEAHVFVASAVIDAYAKCGDIENARRVFDQTSRFRDVILFNTMVMAYAHHGLVREAVETFEKMKLATLEPSQATFVSVISACSHLGLVEQGDIFFKSMNLDYGMDPSPDNYGCLVDLFSRNGFLEDAKHIIETMPFPPWPAIWRSLLNGCRIHGNKELGEWAAKKLLQLVPENDAAYVLLSKVYSEEGSWSDAAKVRKGMIERGLWKDPGCSWIEI; from the coding sequence ATGAGAGGCTCAACGGTTCCTTTTGTTTCAAAGCTCAATCATCTTTCTCTATTTACTAATAAAATGCTAAGAAATCAACACCATGTCTATACATCCAAATCCTGCAATTGTTCCTCTTCTCTCTCATTTAGAAATGACCCAACTGCCCTCTCCACTGCACTTACTCACTCTGCAAATTCAAAATGTATTCTTCTCGGAAGTCAAATACACGCCCAGATCATCAAGTTGGGATTCTGCAATGACATTTTCTCACAAAATAATCTCATCAGGATGTACACCAAATGTGGGTTCTTGGCTGGTGGGCTTAAGGTGTTTGGTGAAATGCCTATGAAAAACCTTGTTTCTTGGACTTTGGTGGTCTCTGGTGCTGTACAAAATGGTGAGTTTGAGATGGGTCTGGGAGTGTATTTGGAGATGATAAGAACTGGGTTGGTCCCTAATGAGTTTGCTCTTGGCTGTGTTACGAAGGCGTGTGCTGCTTTGGGGGGTAAAGAATTGGGTTTGTGCGTACATTGTTTTGCTCTGAAAGTTGGAATGGAGAAGAATCCATTTGTGGGTAGTTCCATTTTGAACATGTATGCTAAGTTGGGGGATATTGAAGATGCTGAGCGGGTGTTTGAGTGTATGGACAATCTTGTTGTTGGTTGTTGGAATGCTATGATTGGAGGCTATGCACAATGTAGTTATGGCTTTGAAAGTCTCAAGATTGTGTCTGTGATGCAATATAAAGGAATAAGTATGGATGCTTTCACCTTCATTAATGCTCTCAAAGGGTGCTTGGTTGTGggtaatttgaattttggaagacAGATTCATGGATTGATCATTCAGAGTGAGGTGGGATTTAGTACTGCAGTAATGAATTCTCTTATGGACATGTACTTTAAAAATGGTGGAGGGTTGTATGCTTTGAAGGTTTTTGATAGGTTGCAAGATAAAGATATTATATCTTGGAATACTGTGTTTGCAGGCTTATCACAAGGTGATGATGCAAGAGAAATAGGAAGATTCTTCCATAAATTAATGTTAACAGGCTTAAAGCCCAACTGTGTGACTTTCTCAATCTTGTTTAGATTTTGTGGAGAGGCTCTTGATCTTGTTTCTGGGCTTCAGTTTCATTGTCTTGCTTTTCGGTTTGGAATCTCTGATGAAGCAAGTGTCACCAGCTCACTCATCAATATGTTCTCTAGATGTGGGGCAATGAGGATGGCATGTTTAGTGTTTGACAGTGCACCTTTCAAAAGCATACATACTTGCAATGAAATGATTTCTGGTTATAATTTAAATTGTCATAATGCAGAAGCCCTGAACCTTTTCTGTAACTTAAACGGCCTGGGACTTGAAGCAGACGAGTGTACCTTCTCAAGCGCCTTGGAAGCTTGTTTCAGAACTGAAAACCAAAAATTAGGTAGACAAATGCATGGCACTATAGTTAAGTCTGGTTTTGCATCTCAAGGATATGTCTGTAGTTCATTACTTAAGTGTTATGTTGGATTTGGACTGCTAGATGATTCTTTTGAGTTTTTTAATGGGGTTGAGAGATTAGATTTGGTATCTTGGGGGGCCATGATTTCTGCATTGGTGCATAAAGGTTATAGCTCAGAAGCTATTGGTCTTCTTAACCGTCTGAAGGAAGCTGGTGGGAAGCCTGACGAGTTTATCTTTGGCAGCATTTTTAATTGTTGTGCTGGTATTGCAGCTTATCGCCAAACTAAATCTGTCCATTCCCTTGTTGTCAAAATGGGATATGAGGCACATGTATTTGTAGCGAGTGCAGTAATAGATGCGTATGCAAAATGTGGGGACATTGAAAATGCAAGGAGAGTTTTTGATCAAACATCCAGATTTCGTGatgttattctttttaatactaTGGTCATGGCATATGCACATCATGGTCTTGTAAGGGAAGCTGTGGAAACGTTTGAAAAGATGAAGTTGGCTACCCTAGAGCCTAGCCAAGCCACTTTTGTTTCAGTTATATCTGCTTGTAGTCATCTTGGTCTTGTTGAACAAGGtgatattttcttcaaatcGATGAACTTGGATTATGGGATGGACCCTTCTCCAGATAATTACGGCTGCTTAGTTGACTTGTTTTCACGAAATGGATTTCTTGAAGATGCTAAACATATAATTGAAACAATGCCTTTTCCTCCCTGGCCAGCTATTTGGAGATCCTTGTTGAATGGCTGTAGGATACATGGAAATAAAGAATTGGGAGAATGGGCTGCTAAGAAACTACTTCAGTTGGTTCCTGAGAATGATGCAGCATATGTTTTACTGTCAAAGGTTTATTCTGAAGAGGGTAGTTGGAGTGATGCTGCAAAGGTGAGGAAGGGGATGATAGAAAGAGGATTATGGAAAGATCCAGGTTGTAGTTGGATTGagatataa